One genomic segment of Synchiropus splendidus isolate RoL2022-P1 chromosome 16, RoL_Sspl_1.0, whole genome shotgun sequence includes these proteins:
- the nkx2.4a gene encoding NK2 homeobox 4a isoform X1 — MSLSPKHTTPFSVTDILSPIEETYKKFGGMDAAGNLGYRQTQVSQAGMQQHSMGHNATYHMPHTVSQFSHSAMGGYCNGGIGNMGELPSYQESMRTSAATGWYSANPDPRYSTISRFMGPSTGMNMGGMGGLAGMGDAAKTMSSLHAAPRRKRRVLFSQAQVYELERRFKQQKYLSAPEREHLASMIHLTPTQVKIWFQNHRYKMKRQAKDKAAQQQQQQQQQDGTMCQQAQAQSPRRVAVPVLVKDGKPCQNGSNTPTQIHQNGAGVVLASSASSLAQQQQVMDLEEMSPSPPSLQLNMAQMDTSAVDYTGTMVNSNLLYGRTW; from the exons ATGTCGTTGAGCCCAAAACACACTACGCCTTTTTCAGTCACAGATATTTTGAGTCCAATCGAGGAGACCTACAAGAAGTTCGGTGGCATGGACGCAGCGGGGAACCTCGGCTACCGGCAGACTCAGGTGTCTCAGGCCGGGATGCAGCAGCACTCCATGGGTCACAACGCCACCTACCACATGCCGCACACCGTCTCCCAGTTCTCCCACAGCGCCATGGGGGGCTACTGCAACGGGGGCATTGGGAACATGGGGGAGCTGCCGTCGTACCAGGAGAGCATGAGGACTAGTGCAGCAACAGGCTGGTACAGCGCCAACCCAGATCCCAGATACTCTACAA TTTCTAGATTCATGGGACCTTCCACAGGTATGAACATGGGCGGCATGGGCGGCCTGGCCGGGATGGGGGACGCCGCCAAGACCATGTCTTCCCTGCACGCCGCGCCCCGGAGGAAGCGACGCGTCCTGTTCTCTCAGGCCCAGGTCTACGAGCTGGAGAGACGGTTCAAGCAGCAGAAGTACCTGTCCGCCCCGGAGAGGGAGCACCTCGCCAGCATGATCCACCTCACCCCGACCCAGGtcaagatctggttccagaaccatcGGTACAAGATGAAGCGCCAGGCCAAGGACAAGGCGgcccaacagcagcagcaacagcagcagcaggacggaACCATGTGTCAGCAGGCGCAGGCGCAGTCGCCGCGGCGCGTCGCGGTGCCGGTTCTAGTCAAGGACGGGAAACCGTGTCAGAACGGCTCCAACACACCCACGCAGATCCATCAGAACGGAGCCGGAGTGGTGCTCGCATCCTCGGCCAGCAGCCTTGCTCAACAGCAACAGGTGATGGATCTGGAGGAGATGTCGCCCAGCCCCCCCTCCCTGCAGCTCAACATGGCCCAGATGGACACTTCCGCTGTAGACTACACCGGTACCATGGTGAACTCGAACCTGCTTTACGGCAGAACGTGGTAg
- the nkx2.4a gene encoding NK2 homeobox 4a isoform X2 codes for MSLSPKHTTPFSVTDILSPIEETYKKFGGMDAAGNLGYRQTQVSQAGMQQHSMGHNATYHMPHTVSQFSHSAMGGYCNGGIGNMGELPSYQESMRTSAATGWYSANPDPRYSTSMNMGGMGGLAGMGDAAKTMSSLHAAPRRKRRVLFSQAQVYELERRFKQQKYLSAPEREHLASMIHLTPTQVKIWFQNHRYKMKRQAKDKAAQQQQQQQQQDGTMCQQAQAQSPRRVAVPVLVKDGKPCQNGSNTPTQIHQNGAGVVLASSASSLAQQQQVMDLEEMSPSPPSLQLNMAQMDTSAVDYTGTMVNSNLLYGRTW; via the exons ATGTCGTTGAGCCCAAAACACACTACGCCTTTTTCAGTCACAGATATTTTGAGTCCAATCGAGGAGACCTACAAGAAGTTCGGTGGCATGGACGCAGCGGGGAACCTCGGCTACCGGCAGACTCAGGTGTCTCAGGCCGGGATGCAGCAGCACTCCATGGGTCACAACGCCACCTACCACATGCCGCACACCGTCTCCCAGTTCTCCCACAGCGCCATGGGGGGCTACTGCAACGGGGGCATTGGGAACATGGGGGAGCTGCCGTCGTACCAGGAGAGCATGAGGACTAGTGCAGCAACAGGCTGGTACAGCGCCAACCCAGATCCCAGATACTCTACAA GTATGAACATGGGCGGCATGGGCGGCCTGGCCGGGATGGGGGACGCCGCCAAGACCATGTCTTCCCTGCACGCCGCGCCCCGGAGGAAGCGACGCGTCCTGTTCTCTCAGGCCCAGGTCTACGAGCTGGAGAGACGGTTCAAGCAGCAGAAGTACCTGTCCGCCCCGGAGAGGGAGCACCTCGCCAGCATGATCCACCTCACCCCGACCCAGGtcaagatctggttccagaaccatcGGTACAAGATGAAGCGCCAGGCCAAGGACAAGGCGgcccaacagcagcagcaacagcagcagcaggacggaACCATGTGTCAGCAGGCGCAGGCGCAGTCGCCGCGGCGCGTCGCGGTGCCGGTTCTAGTCAAGGACGGGAAACCGTGTCAGAACGGCTCCAACACACCCACGCAGATCCATCAGAACGGAGCCGGAGTGGTGCTCGCATCCTCGGCCAGCAGCCTTGCTCAACAGCAACAGGTGATGGATCTGGAGGAGATGTCGCCCAGCCCCCCCTCCCTGCAGCTCAACATGGCCCAGATGGACACTTCCGCTGTAGACTACACCGGTACCATGGTGAACTCGAACCTGCTTTACGGCAGAACGTGGTAg